Sequence from the Fragaria vesca subsp. vesca linkage group LG4, FraVesHawaii_1.0, whole genome shotgun sequence genome:
AAATAAAGAAAAATTAATTTAAATGTGTTTTAATAATACATAAAATGACTTAAAAGGAATATTTTGAATTAATATAAATTATAGACAGTCTCATCTCGCTAGCTATATTTAGCTAACGAGATAGCTAAAAGTTATAATAGCTAAACTTTGGCTACTATGCTGGAGCTCCTAAAATAGCCAAAAAGTTAAAAATAGAGAGTCTGATAAAGTTGCTTTAAACACCATAGATCCAGTTCTCTCAACAATTGTGGAGACTTCAGACCAATGTCATGGTGTGGATGGTTACTTCAGACCAATTCAGACTTCAGACTTCAGCTTTTAGATCTAACTCTTTTTGCATGCGCCAATATAAGTGACCTAGAATGAAGCCTCATTAGAGCACCAATTAGCTTCATATTTTGTGTATGGTTGCTCATCAGTAGAGCTCATTTAGGCCTCATCATTTGGCTCTTCGGCTCTAGCCCGCCCTAAAACCCGCCCTACCCTCTAGGGCTGAAGCCTTACCAGGCCCTCCATTAGGGCGGGCCGGCCCTAGCCCTTCTCAAATAGGGTAGGGTAAGGGTCAAGCAAATGAAACCCAGCCCGGCCCTAAAAGTCCGCCCTATAGGCCCTAAAGATTTCTTATTTTTTCTATTGTTTTAATATGTGTCTCATATTTTTTAGATATAATACAACTAATCTTCTTTATTTGTAATTGATTTTCTAACTTTATTTATTTGATTTTCTTTTGCTTCATTGAATAACGGTTGTATTTTGATGATTTAGATTTTAGAGAGATAGTTCATGAGATATATGTGTATAACCTCTTTGATTAATATTTATATATAGATGTCCTAAGTTAAGTATAATGTATATGCATGTATGTTAAATATGACTACAAAATATGGTGTATTACATATAAGTAATATAATCATTGAGGATTAAACAAAGTTGTAAGAAAAATAAAAGAAAAAAATGAACTAGCCCATCTCGGCCTTATTTAGCCCTATTTAAAATACCATTAAGGCGTATTCAAGCCTCGGTCCTACCTTACCCGGTCCTAAATTTTGTTGACTTTGACCGAGCCCTACCCGACTTTACCCTAAGCCCTAAATTTTAGGGTAGGGCCGGCCCTAGCCCGGCCCATGATGACCCCTAAGCTCATGTATTGAAATGTTAAACCTTTATTTTTCCTTTCTCTCTAGTTTGCTCTATCAGTTTGTTTTTATTCTTTCTAATTTTTGTGTTGCACTTTATGGTTTTTGCCTTTCTTTAATTAATGACATTTCTGTTTCATAAAGTAAAAAAAAGAGCACGAGTAGCAACTCAACTACTTCCCCAATTCACACAGTTTACCTATTTCTATCATTTTCATATAGAACCAACATAATTTATGTTAAAATCCAAAAACTAGTCTACTCAATTGCCTAATCTAGGCTCTACATGAATCTGCCAATGATCCTAGTCGATTTATGAAAAATACACACAGTCCTCTATCTTTGACATATGATTTTTTATTTTCTTCTTATCCTCCACGATGATCAATATTTGGTGATTACATTTTCCAAATCATTTTAATTGCCTCCAATATTTAACCTGTACCTTGCTAATGCTATGGAAAATTGTTGCAGTGATAGAATGACCTCAATAGAATACCAAAAACAACTGTTGCTAGTAATCAACATATATGGTGATGTTATAAATAAAAGCAGGTCAACAAGTGGTGAACATGAAGAACCTAAGGAATAAATTAAAGGTCTTTTCTCATTTGTTTTAAGCTCTTTGAATGGTTGAATGAGACAAAAGAAGTAAAAGATACGAAATTAAACAGTTAGATGCAGGTTTCTATAACGTACATCTTCATATTTGATATACACTTTTAGAATACAATTTAGATACAAAACGCATTACCAAATTAAAGCTGGTAGAATAGATGTGATTATATGAATGTTACTATGTTAGGTAGACTGCACTTCATGTTATAGCTAGCCATGATGAGACTCATAACAAAAGAGGTGAATATATATGCATGATATTGTTGTGGACATGACAAACCTTCTCTACTATTAATTAAGAACACAAATTTTTGGTTTATTTTTGGACAACTCAATATTAATCTACGTCTAAAATATCAATATCTACACCTATTTCTACATAGATAGAACTTGCATGACCATACCTCGTCAGCTGGAAATGACCAGCATCAGTCAAAAGAAGCCACGTGTCAAGTAAAAGAGCTAACAGGGCGGCCTCTATCGATCCTTTCCTAAATTCTAGTCTCTTCCAAACTCGATTCCGATTCGAGACAAGTTCGATCTCTATTTGCTCCCAACTTCCTTCACTCTTTCTTCTTTTCTAAATCGTCGTTGTTATTGTGATGCCAATTTTAGCTCTTAGTTTTATTTCGATGGCTCTTTCTCTCTTAAGGTTTTTGAGAGCGATTCTTTGTTCTTCTTAGATTTGATCATAAAAAAATAAAAAATAAAAAGACTGAGAATGTGGGATGTGCATTTGGCTTGATTATGGTGAAATTCTGGAAAGTGGAGAGTGGCGAGTAGCTTACTGCATCTTTCTTCTTCGATGGCTCTCTCTCTGGAAAACTTCCGTTAGTTCCCCGTTAGCTCTTTCAACATGCATAAAACATCTTTGATGAAAAAAAGACACGTGGCTTCTTTTGATTGGTGTTGGTCATTTCTAGCTGACCAGGTATGGTCACGCAAGTTCTATCCTTTCTACATAGCACTAAAAAATTCCTATTGTCCATGTGTAAGTTATGTAAAATTCTGAAAACGCTCCCATTTCGCTTCTTGATTGAACCTAAAAAGGCAATAAGGAGTGTAGATTATCAAATGAAGAGTGCAAATTTCACTCTCCTATTTTAACTTGTATTTCGGCTATTTCCTAATACTAAAATATAAAATATTGTAGTTTAGTACGTGAAGAAATGGTCTATCTAGCAGGTGTCAGAAAATGTAACATTTGTTGTTGTTATTACTTATTACTCGAATCAACCCTCTATACGTAAATATCAAATTTGCATTTGATAATGAGTAAGGAGTAACTAAGAGATGAAAGCCTTATTTGTGCATTTGGTCACAGTCCCTAACAGTAATTATGTGTAGATGGACACTATTAGAAGATGTTCGTCCAACTAGGCAACAAAAATGATCTAATACTCAATGGTTTTTATTTTTTATTTTTATAAAAAAGGTTTTCTAATTAACCCACACATCATTACATATGTCAGTGAGGTTTGAACTTATAACTCAAAATTGTTAGTTAAGCTACTTAACCAACCAGGCCATGACTTATCGATAAATTGATACTCAATGATCATCTTCCCTAATACTAAACTAAACCATCAAAATCCATGTTCTTATTGTTGACCCTACATGGAATCAAACTAATAAATCTATAAATGAAATCTTATAATTTTATTAACGTCTGTCGTGTTATGATATCGTTTCTAGTTTTACATTCTAAAAAATTGAATGCTTGCCTTCAACGGTGACGAGAAAACCCAAAATTGTGTTTCTCAATCATTTTTGTTTTGAAGTAAAAAAGTCATTGGACAACCATAGTTTCTGAACAGCCCACCAACCCAAGATCTCTGGGCTAAAACAAAAAAAATACCACAACTCCTTTTTTAACTCTCTCTAGCCTTCGTCTAGGGTTAGGGTTTCTGAAATAGTTGTGCGGCGAGTCTCTCCTTTTCAATGGCAGCGACAATGGCTTTCATGATTGCTAGCTTGATTTCCAAACTTTCTCTTCGTCAGGAGGATGAACTTATTGATCTTGGGTTTCTGGGAAAGGGTTTCATCGCGCCAAGATTCTACTTAGTTGGCAAACTGAATTCTATCCGTATTGTGCAATTCGATTCTTTTCGAAGCGCAGTATGTGCTATGTGGAGGTTGTTCGTCCCAGTTGAGGTGCAACAACGGGGTGATTGATTCCTCTTTACTTTCAACAATGAACATGATCTTCTTTGCGTGAAGAAAGGTGACCCTTAGAGTTATCATAGGGAGTTGATTTTGTTGAACGATTACAATGATTTTTCGGACATCATGACGGTGTTGCTTGACTTTTTCTGGATTTAGGTCAAGATCAGAGACCTGTCGGCGGCTCTCATCACTAACGCTACTATGTGGTTGGTGGGAGAGATGATTGGAACAGTGCTTCAAGTGGATCGGGAGAGATTGTAGAGTGGTACGGCTTGAGTGCGCATCACACTTCTACTGCATAACCCTGTGCGTCTAGACATACGACTTAGTGTTTCTCCGAAGGATGTGATCAATGTGCAATACAAGTATGAGCGCGTTGTTGGCCGTTGCAGGGACTGTATGATGTTGAATCATAGCGGGCAAGCTTGCCCTAGAACCCTAGAGACTGCAACAGATCCAAGTGGGCAGATTAGAGTTGTGATGGCTATTGCGGCACCCTCCGATCATGTTTAGGGTTTGTTCACAACCTACTCTAGTGGTCCTAGATCGCTTTGCCTTGTTTAAGGAGAAATGACCAGTGCAGATTAGGGAGGTTCCTCCCTTCCCTTCTCTTGCTAGGGTTGCTGGTGTTCGGCGTGGTAGAGAAGAAGATGAAGCTGAGAATGGAAAAAGGGCGAAACACTCTTTGGCTATAGTGCCCTTAGCACTGAATCCTGAAGAGTTAGGCTATTCGATGGCTGTTGGAGGTGATTTAGGAATCACAAAGACATGGAAATCTCTGAAGAAAAGAGGCAGACCTCGGGGCAGTAGAAACAAAAAGCAACTATTTAAGGGAGAGACTTTGACACCCATGGTAGCTCCTGACATACCGGAAGCCCCTTCTGCTGATGAGACTGGTGGCAAGTAGTCCCCATGTGGCCATGTCAAACTGGGACAAACCCCTACATCTTTGAATCGAAGAGCATACCCCCCTTTTTTGTTGGAAAGGTACACCGAAATGGTCTCTAGTCCTTGATGCTTAAAGCTGGGGTACTTTGGTTTAGTGATGTAGGTTATATGTTTTCTAGGCTTCAATAAGTCACTTGAACATTAGTCTTTTGAGTAGTAGTTTTGTAGTTTTTCTTTTTTGACTTGTAGACATTAATTTGGACATCGTCTTGTATATAGAGTTGTCCTCAGACATTCTCCTAACTTGACCTAATACGGTTGTAAGACTGAAATCAATGGAAATTTTCCAATTAACCCCCTAAAAAAAAAAAAAAAAAAAAAAATAATTCTATGGGCTTGTGTTTCCAAATTTGGCTGCTTCAATACTTGTAGTACAATGTTTTTATGGACAGCTCACCAACCCAAACGGCCTCAAAAGCTCACTTTATTTGCAGGAATATTAAGCAAGACAGAGTTGCATAGGGGCCATGGCTGCCACCAGTTTCATAGCAGCGTCACTTCTCAGAAGGGCAACTCTGCCTCTGGGTTCTGCTCTCTCGCATCCTCTCAAAACCAACAACCTCTCTCACCACACCACCCTCCTCACACCTCCTCTCACTCCTCGTTTGACTTCTTCAGGTGCGAACTTGCCTTTTCATACTTGATTCTAAAACAATGCGCATTCCACTCATTGCCTTTGTAATTTTGATTACCCATTTTGCTGAATAATGATTTGGTTATGGAATTAGAAGATAAAGAAGACAAAGAACAATACTTTAGCTTCAAGTTTGATGCTTTCATAAATTTTGATTACGGGATTTGGTTGTGTAATCTAATATTACGTTTCTCAATGATACAGCTTCAGGATTATGCCATTTGGCACAAGCTGTAAAGGGTGATGTTGCCGAGTTACTTAAAAGTGTTGGAGACAAAACTGTTATTGAAGAAGTGAAGCGTATTCTTGAGATGGTACTTATATTACCTTCTTTGAAATCTAGCTGCTAGCTATAGTTTCTTATCAAGACCATAATTTGTTTCTTAATCTTACCTCGTTTAGGGGAGAAGTAATGAAGTTTAGATTTTCGGACATTTCCAAATAGGAGTACAGCATGTTTGGTTATTTTTAAATTGAAAGATGGGTGATTGCGCAATGTAGTTATGCTGTATTTGGGAAATGAAGATGGAAGTATGCTTGTTTCTGGTATATCCATGTTTGTTAAATTTGTTTTTACTGTAGGCTAGACGTGCATCATCAAGAAGAGAAGTTCTCCATACGAACTTTCTCACCCCTCCGGTGATAAAGGAGTCAATGCTAGCATTGATGAAGCTAGCTGATTTGAAAGCAGTTTCTCAGGGTGGATACCCGCAGGTTGAGATGAATAGATTCTGCTGTATTTCATGTGGTTCCATATCATAGACATTTCCATTAATGGATGTAGTTTTTTGCTTCTTAAATTGTCTAGGCTGAGCGTTGCCGGATTTCTGTTGGACATCCAGAAGTATTGACAAGTGATCCTGATATTATTGCAGCATTGAGGTAAGTGTATCTCTACCATTTTCATATCGAAGAAGCAACCATGTTTAACAATGTGGAACCTTTTCTTATGTCTTCTTTGATGGTTAATTCTCTCAGTATCACAGGAAACTTTGGGTTCCAACCTTGTTCTCATGGAGACTTCCTAGGAACGATTCTTGGTACAGGGATTGCTAGGGAGAAGGTTGGAGATGTCATCTTACAGGTATCATGCATATTCTTATTCTAGTAGCTGCTAGTGCTATGGTGCTGTTTGAATTCTTTTAGACGAGGTTACTAATTGAAGACTGCCAATCTCAAATATAACTTCAATGCGAAGAAGTTATAACTTTTGTATCTCATTTTCAATGCGATGTTCAGACCTTATAAATCAGTTGAAAAATAAACTGTACTTTTCTGTCTTCGTCTCTCCGACACTTACCACTTGGTTAATTCTTCCAAGAACAACAGAGTTTATATAAATAAACACATGTCAAGTTGGCCTGGAGTCTTATGTAGAATTGGCAAGATAGGACTTTCCTGTATACAGGTCTGAAAACACCAACACATAGTGTATGATGCTCCTATTAAC
This genomic interval carries:
- the LOC101301096 gene encoding putative RNA-binding protein YlmH-like, with protein sequence MAATSFIAASLLRRATLPLGSALSHPLKTNNLSHHTTLLTPPLTPRLTSSASGLCHLAQAVKGDVAELLKSVGDKTVIEEVKRILEMARRASSRREVLHTNFLTPPVIKESMLALMKLADLKAVSQGGYPQAERCRISVGHPEVLTSDPDIIAALSITGNFGFQPCSHGDFLGTILGTGIAREKVGDVILQGEKGAQVIIVPELIDFLMTSLDKVGNVPVSVTKIPLISIDYEPPSTKSFKTIEASARIDAIASAGFKISRSKLVDLIRDGDVRLNWTPVTKNGATLKAGDIVSVRGKGRLKIGEINTTRKGKFAIELIRYL